In Oncorhynchus tshawytscha isolate Ot180627B linkage group LG08, Otsh_v2.0, whole genome shotgun sequence, the genomic window TGATTACATTAGACATCCTACCTCTTTCACATGTATCAAACGTTAAATTTAAACCTTCAAggctgagaaagagagaattatcAAATATAGTATTTTGACTGAATTGGGTCTCTCGGCAAAATCTAAGGTGGAAGTTAAATTATTAATTTTTCACTCAAATAATAATGGGAAATAGACACGGCACTCCAGCAGCATGTCCGCTGGTGCTGAAAGTAGTTAGTCTATTTACCGGAGCGCGTCTGCACTCCTCCCCCAGATGTCTTGTGTTTCCGTGGGTGCCATGTGTATGTCCAGGTTACACACGTTGGGTTTCTGTGGGTAGGTCTTCAGACACTGTCTCACCCAGTGCTGCTGGGAGCCTGGCAGGAACGGGTTGGATATAAAGATGAACCCTGGAggggaggggacacacacacacagggattactacattcaattcaatacaactttattgaTCCCCTCAAGAGCCAGGAAGGTACATTAACAACAGATTAGGGGGCTGTCGAGactagtggtgtagtggaggtcAAACATTTACCTAGCCTGACACACCCATCCACATGGCTCCAGCCTAACGCCACATCCACTAGTGGTTTTTCTGCACAATGAGTCTGGATTTGATTTTCCACCCCACCGTTTTGTAGACCGCGAACACATCTTGaccattctgattggtcccagaaaccgatgggttgagCCAAACCCGAATCATGAATCACGTAATTGGCATCGATACTATGATTGTTTAGAGATGAACCAATTACTATACATTTGTCTTGTACAATGCCGCTCATTTTGACATCGGCGCAAACAACTTCTAGGACGGCAGTTTCAGACAATGTATGGAGCGATCGATAGAGCAGCGAAATTAAATTAAGGAGAAGTTAGCAAGCAAGCATTTACCCACCTTTTGTGGAAAAATGCATTTGAAAATATAGGGAGCGTTACTTTACTCAATGCGAATGGCAATCAGCATTTAAACTCAGATCTTTTACCACTATATCATTGGTGAAGAACTAGagttaaaaaacaaaataaactaacatttacctttatttaaccaggcaagtcagttaagaacaaattcttattttcaatgacggcctaggaactgtgggttaactgcctgttcaggggcagaatgacagatttgaaccttgtcagctcggggatttgaacttgcaaccttccggttactagtccaacgctctaaccactaggctaccctgtcgccccacATTTATTACAAGTAACATCTTACATACTGACTAGGGctagttatatatatttttttgttcagtaaaggCTTGTTACATCTCAACCACTCTTCCACTTGGTCTCTGCAGTGACATCCAAGTCGTTTGAGGATGAAACCTACAGCAGTGCCATGTCAGAGGAGGACTCAGAGACACGCTCCGCCTGCAGcctatatattatttttattttttttacttacaAGTACAacatatcagtggaggctgctgaagggaggacggctcatactAATGGCTGGAACAAAGtaaatggaaaccatgtgtttgatgtattttacaccattccactccagccattaccacgagctcgTCCTCCTtaattaaggtgtcaccaacccCCTGTACTACATATCTGAATTAGTTCAGGAGTCAAGACTAATATTATTAGGCAATTTGTTACCCATCATGGTCCTGGAGAGTTAAAATGATGTGCAGGATTATGTTACAGCTcagcataaaaaataaaaaaactccaCTAGCCTAATATCCTACCTGGATAACCGTGCAAGCCAAAGGCTGTCCAGTCTCTGATGGGGCGAAGGCCTGTCCTCCTGGCCTCAGCATCACTCACTGCAGCTGGGTTCAGTTCGGTGGGAAAGACCTGTCAATCACCATCACATGGTTTCATTAGATCAATCACATCAACCAGAGTTCATAgtgggcacacacagacacacacacatatatatatatatatccgttcaaaagtttgtggccacttagaaatgtccttgtttttgaaagaaaagcacattttttatacattaaaataacatcaaattgatcagaaatacagtgtagacatttttaatgttgtaaatgactattgtagctggaaatggcagatttttaatggaatatctacataggcccattatcagcaaccatcactcctgtgttccaattgcacattttgttagctaatccaagtttatcattttaaaaggctaattgatcattagaaaacccttttgctaaTATGCTGGCAGAGCTGAAAACTTTTGccctgattaaataagcaataaaactgtccttctttagactagttgagtatcttgagcatcagcatttgtgggttcaattacaggctcaaaatggccagaaacaaaagcactttcttctgaaactcagtctattcttgttctgagaaatgaaggctattccatgcgagaaattgccaagaaactgaagatctcgtacaaagctctgtactactccctacacagaacagtgcaaactagTTCAATAAAAAACAACTGTctctaaccaaaatagaaagagtgggaggcctgGGTGCACAACTGGTCAAGcgtacaagtacattagagtgtctagtttgagaaacagacgcctcacaagtcctcaactggcagcttcattaaatagtacccgtaaaacaccagtctcaacgtcaacagtgaagaggcgactccgggaggTGGATGTCCATCAAGGCACCCTgcacttctctgattcagaggggttgggttaaatgcggaagacacttttcagttgaatgcattcagttgtacaactgactaggtatccccttttctcTAATAAACTGTATTATTTCCCGAGAAGTCGTATTgggaacaccacacacaccacagcgtcgcgtgactccaagtttacatCGGTATGATGGTTATATATAGTTTACACTGACATAACTCGCATAATTTGTTTTACcgtaaaaaacaacatttgtctaaagtattttgttttgtcaacatttGCAAAGTTTACTGACATGTTCTGTTTCCATCAAGCCTGTCATTACATTTGTATCTGActtgcataaaaaggttggagacTGGTTACTGACTGAAGCAGTTTGCAAAGTGGAAGATGATTCATCTGAAAATGACGGTTTATTTCGTGGAAATTGAAAGACCCGTGATTGTGTTTTAGTTGTTTCTGAAAATCTGAATCTAATCGCAGTTGTTTTGCTGTTTTAAGTTCTCTAATAAAACGAACAACAAATGACAACAAATGGCGAGTGACACGCCCACGCAAGTGGTAAACGCACTGCAATTTATCAAAGAGTTGACTTCGTATGACAGCACATTAATTCACGTTCTAGGTGTTAATTGTATATCAGAAGGAAATCTGGTAGTATTTTCGAACTAGTTAGCTACAGCCAGTAGTATTATACCAGGAAGTTTGTCTGTTTACACATCAATATTTAGTTGTTAATTAGCTATATTTGGAAACGCTCACCTTCTCATGTTTCACAATTTTCGAGAAGTCAATGACATCCCTGAGATCTGGTGGAGGATTTCTTCGCTTGTAAAATTTGAACAATTTTCTAAATGCATCTTCTCCATGCTCCACCATGGAGGCCGCCATCTTTGTCATCACTAAAATTACCTttcaactctaaaatgtgcacaaaAAAATAAGCAAAACATTAAAAGCATAGCATGTTAAATATGTAAAGTAAAGCTTTGCTTTTAGTGATTTTAAGTCCATATTTGAAAAATGAACAGTTAAATAACACCGGTGTGTGTCAAGTCACGTGACTCGGGTCAAAGGTAACTTCCAGCTAGTTAGCTTTCCAAGGACGCAGCATGGCATCGTCTAAGAAGGTTTTTGAGGTGTTTGTGTCTAAAATACCATGGACCATTGCAAGCAGTAAGCatgcttttaaaaaaaatgtatattggaAACATAATTACTGTATGTTGGTTATTTTATGCTAGGCTATGAGCTTTTGTAGGCGTCTTTATACATCATGCTGTATGACTGCTGCCTTGACATTGCTGCTAGCCAAGCTCACTAGCTAACTATGTGTGGCTGCGTCTTTCAGCTAACCTTATTTTAACCAACCTTTTctgtctttttttgttttgtttgtttgtttttttgcatcaATGCTCATTTGACATTGTCGTTGTGCTGATTACTAAGTTATGAGGCTTATTGCAGCCTAATGATGTGGGTAATGTATGTCAATGAGATAGTTGGCATCAGCTGGCTAACTAAACcatcagtgtctgtgtgtctagtcAAAGATTAAGACCACGTCCTCTCTAGTACAGTCATTTGCACTATAGATAACTAGCTACAGTGGGAGAACATACATCCATACATAATGACATCCTGTCATTATTTTTTCAGAGGACATGAGGGAGTACTTTGGGCAGTTCGGGCAAGTCAAGAAATGCCTACTTCCTTTTGTAAGTACACCTTTTAACAGATTGTTTAAGTGACAAACCCAGCCCTCTGATATCACAATGTGTATCTTCATTTGACCTACAGGTAGCTGCCAAAAGTAAAGGAAACGCACTAGTAAATAAGCAATTGACATCCCATCAAgcaatgtataaaaatgcccagttgcccatgatgttggctagaagaagagatctcagtgactttgtgtgtgtggtgtcagttgaacacttatgggagattctggagaggCACCTGCGACAGAGTTTTCCACCACCattaacaaaacaccaaattagggAATTTCTCatagaagaatggtgtcgcatccctccgatagagttccagacacttgtagaatctatgccagggTTCATTGAAGACGTTCTGACTCCTGATGGCCCAACgacctattaagacactttaagttggtgtttcctttattttggcaattaccggtatatcaaatcaaaatcaaatgtatttatatagcccttcgtacatcagctgatatctcaaagtgctgtacataaacccagcctaaaaccccaaacagcaagcaatgcaggtgtagaagcacagtggctaggaaaaacttcctagaaaggccaaaacctaggaagaaacctagagaggaaccaggctatgtggggtggccagtcctcttctggctgtgccgggtggagattataacagaacatggccaagatgttcaaatgttcataaatgaccagcttggtccaataataatatataccacAACCTCTATATTCACCTCACAATGTCTATCTTCTAACAGGACAAGGAGACAGGATTCCACAGAGGCTTCTGCTGGATTGGCTACACGTCCGAGGAAGGCCTGCACAATGCTCTCCAGAAAGACCAACACATGCTGGAGGGAGCCACGGTATAGTTTGTTAGCTCATGTCATACCCTGAACTGGGGTGTGTTCACTTGGAACCAAACCAAATGGATATAAACAGAAGCAAATGGAATTAAACATGTAGGGACCAACCTGAGTTCCTACCAATAGAGTTTCTTCCAATAGAAACTTGTTTTTGTGGCAAAACATATGTTTGGAGTAAACTGTTaccgttgcaaaacattttgcaactgtTTGCTACAGTGTTTGCCTAATGAAAACACCCCTGTTGTTGTTGACTGAAATGTG contains:
- the LOC112256957 gene encoding SRA stem-loop-interacting RNA-binding protein, mitochondrial, translated to MASSKKVFEVFVSKIPWTIASKDMREYFGQFGQVKKCLLPFDKETGFHRGFCWIGYTSEEGLHNALQKDQHMLEGATLQVQRNRKVFAGQKTNKEVVEGQ